A segment of the Sulfurovum indicum genome:
GAGTATCAGCTTCTTTTGTGATTTGATCACCCTGGCATAACAGCGGTTTCCAAACTCCAGTTCATCTCGGGAGATCACCTCTCTTTCAAACCGTGATCCGTCCGGTACCTTTGCTTTACCGACAATATAGACCATATCCTTATAGAGAGATCTGTGAAATGTCTCTCCTACAACCTCCAGTTTACCAAGTTTCTTACTATTGAGAATTTCCCCCGGCTTTAATACCTTGTCACCAAAAGAGTCATGAAAGTACTGATCGAAATATTTTGCAATTGCCCTGGGATCTTTGGTATATTCCAGATTTACCGGCAACGGTTCATATCCTTTTCTGTCCCATACGGCATAGATAACCGGAGCCAACGGGATCAACATCAATATGATCGCACCAAGAGTGTACTCCAAAAGAAGGATATCAACACTATTCATAACGCTCTCCTCTTTGACGTCTTTTCGTTTTATCCCACTCGGGCTCGCTTTTACGGAAAAGGTCTTTTACAGCATCCCAAAACCCCAAACTTACATACAGCATATAGAATACAAAGTTAAATGCAAACATAGGAATAAGCCGTAAAGCTTTTGTTCTGCCGTCTATAAAGTTCGCTACACCGATCTGAAAAAACGGGGCAAAGTTTCCAAATGCCCCAAGTGATACAATAAAGAGTAAAAAAACTATACCTGCAAATATCTCCAGATTGCCGGAGAGGAACAGTACTACAGAGCTCAAGATCCCCAGGAAAAGCAGCGTAGGAAGCATATAGATAAAGATCAACAGAAGTCCGTCCAGCTTTTTTCTGAAACTCAAATATCTGGATGTCAGCAGCGGGACAAGATATTTGAACATGACCTGGTTATGTCCCCTTGCCCATCTTCTTATCTGTTTTGCTCTGTCAATCCAGTTCTCAGGCATCTCTTCATAACACTCAGCACGATTCGCATACGCTACATGCCAACCGTTTAGGTACATCTTGTAAGTAAGCTCCGTATCCTCGGCCAATACCTTCGGATCGAATCCTCCCATTTTAAGTAGAGCCTCCTTTCTGTATGCACCTACAGTTCCGCCATACTGTGGGATCAGATCCATATTGTAACGTGCCTGCTGATCAACCTGGTAGCCGCCGGAACGTTCAAGTTCCAGCATCATCGTCAGCATATTGGTCCCACAGTTCTCAACCAGAACTCTTCCCATCACAGCTCCCACTTCCGGGTCTTTAAATCCGATGACAAGTTCTCTGATAATCCCGTCCGGCGGCTGATAGTCTGCATCAAAAACGACAATGATCTCACCTTTGGCAACATTCATTGTGTCATTAAGACTGTTCGCTTTCCCCGGTTTTTCATCCTCACTCAGCCGGTGGTATGGCCTGATATGGTCATATTTGGCAGCATAACTCTCAAGGATCTCTTTTGTGCCATCATCAGAATGGTCATTGACAGGAATGATTTCAAGTTTCTCTCTTGGATAGTCACTCGAAACCAGTCTGTCAAGTATCTGTTTTGCAACCAATTCTTCATTTTTCATGGGTATCACTACCGTTACCATCGGAACATCCTTGTCCAAAATATCCTGATAGTAGAGCTTTTGTTCACCGAAGAGTCGATTGTAGGTAAATATGAAGTGTCTGATCATATAGAGTGTCACAATTATAATGAATATAAGCAAATATATTTTTAAAACAGGGATTACCACTTCCATTCTTCATCCTTTTTTTGAAATAAAACAGCACTTTTATAGAGAAAATAACTATACGCGGATACAAAGAAGATAAAATCCAGATAGAGTGTAAAGAACATAATTGGCGCCATCACAATTGAGAGCTGTGAAGTCAAAAGCACAACCAAAGCATACCGTACAAGACTGTAGAACATATAGTAGCCCACCAGCAAAACAAGTGTCATACCCTTCATCCAGTATGCTGCCGGGGTCAGTGCTACTGCCGATGCGGTGATCACGAATGAAAAGAACATCAATCCTATGTGTGCCGTTGTATAAAGTTCAAAATACTCAATAAACGAATAGGGAAACTGCCCCCCCAGGAATATAAAGTAGAGAAGAAAAACAATGAAGATCAGAATGAAGAAGTTGAGCCACATAGCAATATTGTAGGGGATCACTCTCTGTATACGCAAAATATAGAACAATATGACCATTCCTGCCAATATAAAGAAAAGATAGATTGGCTGTGTATGCACAAAGGAGAGCTTTAGCAGGGTAACCGGAAAACCAAAAATATCTACAACTGTTGTAGCTGCATCAATATTCGCTTCCAAAAGTACATTTTTGAAATAGAGGGAAAATGTATTGATAAGATACTTTGCATAGAGATATACTGCTGCAGCGGAAAAGAGAAAATAGACAAGTAGTTCGGAAAAAAAGTGCAACTTGCTTATTTTTAACCGTCTGTATGATCGATGTGGAATAATATTCTGAGCCTTACACTTTTGCATCTCTGCCTCCTTACTCTAAAATATTATAGCATAACTAATCATTTTTTTTTACTAATTTAATAAATAATCTTAATAAATAAAAAAGTATTCTTCTGCTATAGTTAAAAAAAGCGGGTAACCAAAACTGCAGAAACAGGCTCTGACAGTATGGAGTTACCCTGACAGATAGGTGTCAATAAGGTATCATCATGAAATATTTATTCATTTTTATCACCTCAGTCTTTATCCTCGTCGGGTGTGGCGGAGGGGGAGACTCGGACGGCTCGATCTATCCGCGCAGCGAAACCATTACCATATACCCGGCAGCCAACCTTCCAAAACTATATTACCTTCCCTCCTTTGAGCTTAACGGAACACTGCAGTATCATCTTGATACGACTGTAACCGAAGGAAATGTCTCACTCATTGATCAACTATCGGGTCTTATCTCCTACCAGGCAAAAGATGAAAATACCACTTCGGATCAGTTTCTCTATACCGTTAGCGACAACAGTACGGGACAGATCAATGTGACAGTTCAGCTTTCAATAGGAGCGATCCCTGTAACGATAAACGGTACAGAAGAGAATAACTTCAGCTCCAATTTGCCGCTTGTTATCGTCGATACAGGTGACCAGTCGATCCCGGATGAGCCGAAGATAAAAGGAGGGATGGCCGTCATTGAACCTGACCCGACAACAGGCAGGACATCTCCGCACATGTCAGCTCAGTACAGTGGACATATTGCCATTGAGATCAGGGGAAGCTCTTCCCAAATCTATCCTAAAAAACAGTACAGTGTCGATACCGAGACATGGAACGGAGAGGATGATGACATCCCGCTCCTGGGAATGCCGGCAGAACATAAATGGATCCTCTATGCACCCTATGCAGACAAGTCTCTGATGCGAAACTATCTTGCCTATCACAAAAGCAGGGAGATCAATTCAACGCAGTATTATGCCGTACGTTCCCACTTCGTGGAACTGCTGGTACGAGAAGAGGACCACTACCGGTATGATGGAGTTTATGTCCTTATGGAAAAGATCAAACGCGATGCGAACCGTCTTGATCTTGCAAAACTGACAGAAACAGAGAATCAGTTGCCGGACATTACCGGCGGATACATCTTCAAACAGGATGGGGACCCCGATCCGGATGAAGATATATTTGCCGGGATCACAGGCACACGCTTTATCTATGTCTACCCTAAAAGCAGCAAGATCACCGAAGACCAGAAGTTCTACATAGAAAACTATGTACAGACTTTTGAATATGCACTGGATGCAAACGACTTTAACGATACAGCCTCGTCAAACTATTATGGCAATTTTATCAGCGAAGAGGATTTTATCGTCCACTTTCTCTCCAGAGAGTTCTTTATGGATGTCGATACCTGGCTTTTTAGTGAATATCTCCATAAGGACAAGGATGCGAAGCTGGCACTGAGTGCTGTCTGGGACTTTAATGCCGGCATGGGGAACAATGATTTCCGTCTTAACGGAACAACACAGGGGTGGGTTTATGATATCATGCGTACAGACTACCCTGAAAAGGCCCTCAGGAAATGGCTGGACCGCCTTATGAGCGATCCAGCCTTCAGACAGAAGGTCAAAGATAAATGGAGCAGCCTTAGAAGCACCATCTGGTCTGATGCCAACTTGACGGTATTTATCGACAATACCAAAGCCATGCTCGATGAGTCTGCCGCAAGGAACTTCCAACGGTGGCCGGAAGTACTCGGTCAATATGTCTGGCCTAACAGAATGGCCTGTGATGACGGCGGTATACCGGTCTACTGTCCGACCTTTGAACGTGCAGTCAATGAACACCTAAAGAGCTGGCTGCTTGAACGTGCCGTCTGGATCGATACCAATCTCACAAACTAATATTCACCAAAGCAGAAGAGAAACATTTCCCATTTCTTCTTCTTTGTGATTATGCTATAATGCCAACCAAAAAGGATCTGCCTTTTGGCTATTAATATCGTTGCACAGAACAAAAAAGCCAGACACGATTATGAGATACTCGAAAAGTTCGAAGCAGGTATCGTACTGCAGGGGAGCGAGGTCAAAGCACTGCGTGCCAAACGCGCCAACCTCAATGATGCCTTCTGCCGTTTCATTCAGGGAGAACTCTACCTGATGAATGCTCACATCGCCGAACTTGAAACAACCAACCGCCATTTTGCCAGAGACAGCAGAACACCCCGTAAACTGCTGCTGCATAAAAAAGAGCTTCTGAAACTACATAACAAAGTACACAAAGACGGTCTGACCATAGTACCTCTGATGATCTATTTCAACGAACGTAACTTTGCAAAGGTAAGTATCGCGGTCGCCAAAGGAAAGAAACTGCATGACAAACGCGCAGACCTTAAAGCAAAAACACTTGACAGAGAAGCTAAAGCGG
Coding sequences within it:
- a CDS encoding glycosyltransferase, giving the protein MEVVIPVLKIYLLIFIIIVTLYMIRHFIFTYNRLFGEQKLYYQDILDKDVPMVTVVIPMKNEELVAKQILDRLVSSDYPREKLEIIPVNDHSDDGTKEILESYAAKYDHIRPYHRLSEDEKPGKANSLNDTMNVAKGEIIVVFDADYQPPDGIIRELVIGFKDPEVGAVMGRVLVENCGTNMLTMMLELERSGGYQVDQQARYNMDLIPQYGGTVGAYRKEALLKMGGFDPKVLAEDTELTYKMYLNGWHVAYANRAECYEEMPENWIDRAKQIRRWARGHNQVMFKYLVPLLTSRYLSFRKKLDGLLLIFIYMLPTLLFLGILSSVVLFLSGNLEIFAGIVFLLFIVSLGAFGNFAPFFQIGVANFIDGRTKALRLIPMFAFNFVFYMLYVSLGFWDAVKDLFRKSEPEWDKTKRRQRGERYE
- a CDS encoding CotH kinase family protein — encoded protein: MKYLFIFITSVFILVGCGGGGDSDGSIYPRSETITIYPAANLPKLYYLPSFELNGTLQYHLDTTVTEGNVSLIDQLSGLISYQAKDENTTSDQFLYTVSDNSTGQINVTVQLSIGAIPVTINGTEENNFSSNLPLVIVDTGDQSIPDEPKIKGGMAVIEPDPTTGRTSPHMSAQYSGHIAIEIRGSSSQIYPKKQYSVDTETWNGEDDDIPLLGMPAEHKWILYAPYADKSLMRNYLAYHKSREINSTQYYAVRSHFVELLVREEDHYRYDGVYVLMEKIKRDANRLDLAKLTETENQLPDITGGYIFKQDGDPDPDEDIFAGITGTRFIYVYPKSSKITEDQKFYIENYVQTFEYALDANDFNDTASSNYYGNFISEEDFIVHFLSREFFMDVDTWLFSEYLHKDKDAKLALSAVWDFNAGMGNNDFRLNGTTQGWVYDIMRTDYPEKALRKWLDRLMSDPAFRQKVKDKWSSLRSTIWSDANLTVFIDNTKAMLDESAARNFQRWPEVLGQYVWPNRMACDDGGIPVYCPTFERAVNEHLKSWLLERAVWIDTNLTN
- the smpB gene encoding SsrA-binding protein SmpB; amino-acid sequence: MAINIVAQNKKARHDYEILEKFEAGIVLQGSEVKALRAKRANLNDAFCRFIQGELYLMNAHIAELETTNRHFARDSRTPRKLLLHKKELLKLHNKVHKDGLTIVPLMIYFNERNFAKVSIAVAKGKKLHDKRADLKAKTLDREAKAAMKNRSF